A window of Rhizobium acidisoli contains these coding sequences:
- a CDS encoding tellurite resistance TerB family protein: MNKPLSAHDALIYVMVMASAVDSTMNDREMERIGQLIGFLPVFRDFDDDKLISVARDCASLLAGPEGLDVVLETVRDTLPAKLYDTAYALAVEVASADLSVKAEELRLLSLLRDRLGLDKLTCAAIERSAIARFRKG, encoded by the coding sequence ATGAACAAGCCGCTTTCCGCCCATGATGCGCTGATCTACGTGATGGTGATGGCCTCCGCCGTCGACAGCACGATGAACGACCGGGAGATGGAAAGGATCGGACAACTGATCGGATTCCTGCCGGTTTTCCGGGATTTCGACGACGACAAGCTGATTTCGGTGGCGCGCGACTGCGCCTCGCTGCTGGCCGGGCCCGAGGGCCTCGACGTCGTTCTCGAAACCGTGCGCGACACCCTGCCGGCAAAACTCTACGACACCGCCTATGCGCTGGCCGTCGAAGTCGCTTCCGCCGATCTCTCTGTCAAAGCCGAGGAACTGCGGCTGCTCAGCCTGCTGCGCGACCGGCTCGGTCTCGACAAGCTCACCTGCGCGGCCATCGAGCGCAGCGCCATTGCCCGCTTCCGCAAGGGATAA
- a CDS encoding thermonuclease family protein: MRPAAVFTGLIGMVVVAGLLMAGEARLRGGTAGDEPVSAEETAAAADPPAQAGEPAAISDDRAEVIVRSTEPAAPSPGPADGTVPKPAESEKRAETAAGQTASPAAKKPMELARPAVENAGLLAFGERKLQLAGIVPTPADKICGPTGRQWPCGMMAKTALRQLLRNRSIACDLDSAEWKDTATTACRLGTQDLGTWLAENGWAEAAAGSPLASAAEKARQAGKGLYGNDPRRR, encoded by the coding sequence ATGCGCCCTGCCGCCGTCTTCACAGGTCTCATAGGCATGGTGGTGGTGGCCGGCCTGCTGATGGCGGGTGAAGCAAGGCTGCGGGGCGGCACGGCCGGGGACGAGCCCGTGTCTGCCGAGGAGACGGCGGCCGCGGCGGATCCGCCCGCGCAAGCCGGCGAACCGGCTGCGATTTCGGACGACCGGGCTGAAGTGATCGTCCGCTCGACGGAACCGGCAGCGCCCTCCCCCGGGCCTGCCGACGGCACGGTGCCCAAACCCGCCGAGAGCGAGAAGCGAGCCGAGACGGCCGCCGGGCAGACGGCAAGTCCAGCCGCGAAAAAGCCGATGGAACTGGCGCGGCCGGCAGTCGAAAATGCCGGCCTTCTCGCCTTCGGCGAGCGCAAGCTGCAGCTTGCCGGCATCGTGCCGACGCCGGCCGACAAGATATGCGGGCCGACGGGCCGGCAATGGCCCTGCGGCATGATGGCCAAGACCGCGCTGCGCCAGCTGCTCCGCAACCGCAGCATCGCCTGCGATCTCGACAGCGCCGAATGGAAGGATACGGCGACCACCGCCTGCCGGCTCGGCACGCAGGATCTCGGCACATGGCTTGCCGAAAACGGCTGGGCTGAGGCAGCGGCGGGTTCGCCGCTGGCATCGGCCGCCGAAAAGGCCAGGCAGGCCGGAAAAGGCCTTTACGGCAACGATCCGCGCCGGAGGTGA
- a CDS encoding S24 family peptidase — protein MLSHDQIWGAIDRLAERHELTPSGLARRAGLDPTSFNKSKRLSADGRLRWPSTESIAKVLDATGASVEQFLAFLQPDAGFSKRPAGQPDGTFPPQGSSIPLLGFAQAGAGGFFDDGGFPAGQGWDVVEFPAAPAQKSAVYALEVQGESMMPLYRDGDVLIVEPGAQVRRNDRVVVRTCEGEVMAKVLLRQSPRSIELMSLNPEHPHRTLELSDVDWIARIIWASQ, from the coding sequence ATGCTGTCACACGATCAGATCTGGGGAGCGATCGACAGGCTTGCCGAGCGGCACGAGCTGACGCCATCCGGTCTTGCGCGGCGCGCCGGGCTCGACCCCACATCCTTCAACAAGTCGAAACGGCTATCCGCTGACGGGCGGCTGCGCTGGCCCTCGACGGAATCGATCGCCAAGGTGCTCGATGCCACCGGGGCGAGCGTCGAGCAGTTCCTTGCCTTCCTGCAGCCGGATGCCGGTTTTTCCAAGCGGCCGGCCGGCCAGCCTGACGGCACCTTTCCGCCGCAGGGCAGCTCGATCCCGCTGCTCGGCTTTGCGCAGGCCGGCGCCGGCGGCTTCTTCGACGATGGCGGTTTTCCGGCCGGCCAGGGCTGGGACGTGGTGGAATTTCCGGCGGCTCCGGCGCAGAAGTCAGCCGTCTACGCGCTGGAGGTGCAGGGCGAGAGCATGATGCCGCTCTACCGCGACGGCGACGTGCTGATCGTCGAGCCCGGCGCGCAGGTGCGCCGCAACGACCGCGTCGTCGTGCGCACCTGCGAGGGCGAGGTGATGGCCAAGGTGCTGCTGCGCCAAAGCCCGCGCTCGATCGAGCTGATGTCGCTCAATCCCGAACATCCCCACCGCACCCTCGAGCTTTCCGATGTCGATTGGATCGCCCGCATCATCTGGGCCAGCCAATAG
- a CDS encoding response regulator: MQEQTIIIADDHPLFRDALRQAVIGMEGRQAIVEAGDFAAARKAAGAHAEADLMLLDLAMPGVSGFSGLMALRSEFASLPIIIVSATDDATTIRRALELGASGFISKSAGIEDIRRSIQTVLAGDIATPENYRGGQEQDPDVADLIHRLHTLTPQQSRVLTMLGEGLLNKQIAYELGVSEATIKAHVSAILLKLDVDSRTQAVIQLGKINMAMVA, translated from the coding sequence ATGCAGGAACAGACCATCATCATTGCCGACGATCATCCGCTGTTTCGCGATGCGCTGCGCCAGGCCGTCATCGGCATGGAAGGCCGCCAAGCGATCGTCGAGGCCGGCGATTTCGCGGCGGCGCGCAAAGCGGCAGGCGCCCATGCGGAGGCCGACCTGATGCTGCTCGACCTCGCCATGCCCGGGGTCAGCGGCTTTTCCGGCCTGATGGCGCTGCGCTCCGAATTCGCCAGCTTGCCGATCATCATCGTCTCGGCAACCGACGATGCGACGACGATCCGCCGGGCGCTGGAACTCGGCGCCTCCGGCTTCATTTCCAAATCCGCCGGCATCGAGGATATTCGCCGCAGCATCCAGACGGTGCTTGCCGGCGATATCGCCACGCCGGAAAACTACCGCGGCGGCCAGGAGCAGGATCCCGATGTCGCCGACCTGATCCACCGCCTGCATACGCTGACGCCGCAGCAGAGCCGGGTGCTGACCATGCTCGGCGAAGGGCTGTTGAACAAGCAGATCGCCTATGAACTCGGCGTCTCCGAGGCGACGATCAAGGCGCATGTCTCGGCGATCCTCTTGAAGCTCGACGTCGACAGCCGGACGCAGGCGGTCATCCAGCTCGGCAAGATCAACATGGCGATGGTCGCCTGA
- a CDS encoding DUF952 domain-containing protein yields the protein MSVTPTLYKIVTETLWQQARQTGIFHGAGIDLKDGFIHFSTAEQVKQTAALHFTGQAGLLLIAVNGGRFGDKLVFEPSRGGDLFPHLYADLPLEAVLWEAPLPLDQAGAHIFPELQP from the coding sequence ATGAGCGTGACACCGACCCTTTACAAGATCGTGACGGAAACGCTCTGGCAGCAAGCCAGACAAACCGGCATTTTTCATGGCGCCGGCATCGATCTCAAGGATGGTTTCATCCATTTCTCGACGGCAGAGCAGGTGAAGCAGACCGCCGCGCTGCATTTTACCGGCCAGGCCGGCCTGCTGCTGATTGCCGTTAATGGCGGCCGCTTCGGTGACAAGCTGGTGTTCGAGCCCTCGCGCGGCGGCGATCTCTTCCCGCATCTCTATGCCGATCTGCCGCTTGAAGCGGTGCTCTGGGAAGCGCCGCTGCCGCTCGACCAGGCCGGCGCCCATATTTTCCCGGAGCTGCAGCCATGA
- a CDS encoding quinone-dependent dihydroorotate dehydrogenase has translation MIDPFKRLARKGLFLFDPETAHSMSIAALKSGLVPACQITPDPRLRQTVAGLTFENPLGMAAGYDKNAEVPEALLKLGFGFTEIGTVTPKPQAGNPRPRIFRLVEDEAVINRLGFNNEGHEAAFARLAALSGKGIVGVNIGANKDSEDRIADYVAGIRRFHSVARYFTANISSPNTPGLRDLQARESLAALLSSVLAARDEVAAASGRKVPVFLKIAPDLTEEGMDDIAAEALSHALDGLIVSNTTLSRDGLKDQRQAKETGGLSGVPLFEKSTSVLARMRKRVGAALPIIGVGGVSSAETALEKIRAGADLVQLYSCMVYEGPGLPGDIVRGLSKLMDREKAATIGELRDTRLDYWAARKV, from the coding sequence ATGATCGATCCTTTCAAGCGTCTCGCCCGCAAGGGTCTGTTCCTCTTCGATCCGGAAACGGCGCATAGCATGTCGATTGCCGCGCTGAAATCCGGCCTGGTGCCCGCCTGCCAGATCACGCCCGATCCGCGCCTGCGCCAGACCGTCGCCGGCCTCACCTTCGAAAACCCGCTCGGCATGGCGGCAGGTTATGACAAGAATGCCGAGGTGCCGGAGGCGCTGCTGAAACTCGGTTTCGGCTTTACCGAGATCGGCACGGTGACGCCGAAGCCGCAAGCCGGCAATCCGCGCCCGCGCATCTTCCGCCTGGTCGAGGATGAAGCGGTCATCAACCGCCTCGGCTTCAACAATGAAGGCCATGAGGCCGCTTTCGCACGCCTCGCGGCGCTGAGCGGCAAGGGCATCGTCGGCGTCAATATCGGCGCCAACAAGGACAGCGAGGATCGCATCGCCGATTACGTCGCCGGCATCCGCCGCTTCCATTCCGTCGCGCGCTATTTCACCGCCAATATTTCCTCGCCGAACACGCCCGGCCTGCGTGACCTGCAGGCGCGTGAAAGCCTGGCGGCGCTGCTATCATCCGTGCTGGCGGCGCGCGACGAAGTGGCGGCGGCCTCGGGCCGCAAGGTCCCGGTCTTCCTGAAGATCGCCCCCGATCTGACTGAGGAAGGCATGGACGATATCGCGGCGGAAGCGCTTTCGCATGCGCTGGATGGCTTGATCGTCTCCAACACCACGCTGTCGCGCGACGGTCTCAAGGATCAGCGGCAGGCCAAGGAGACGGGCGGCCTCTCCGGCGTGCCGCTGTTCGAAAAGTCGACTTCGGTGCTTGCGAGAATGCGCAAGCGTGTCGGCGCCGCACTGCCGATCATCGGCGTCGGCGGCGTCTCCTCGGCCGAAACAGCGCTGGAGAAGATCAGGGCGGGCGCCGACCTCGTCCAGCTTTATTCCTGCATGGTCTATGAAGGCCCCGGTCTGCCCGGCGATATCGTCCGCGGCCTCTCCAAACTCATGGACCGCGAAAAGGCGGCCACGATCGGCGAGTTGCGTGACACCAGGCTGGATTACTGGGCGGCGCGAAAAGTCTGA
- a CDS encoding MATE family efflux transporter, producing the protein MDTHNNRFAFEVTHRLVLSIAIPMTLGFMTTPMLGLTNTAVVGRMGDPEALAGLAIGAMLFDLIMGSFNFLRASTTGLTAQAYGRRDQHEQQAVFSRALISALGCGLALLCLSPLLNAAGLRLMGAEGAIAEATSTYFSIRILAAPAALANYAILGFVLGRGQGKIGLLLQAVINGINILLSIYLGLTLGWGVAGVAWGTMAGETAGALAGLFIVLSGFAEADRPAWAEIFSRHRLAELFALNRDILIRTFVLIGAFTIMTRIGTSFGAVTLAANAVLMNFVLLSSYYLDGLANAAEQITGRAIGARYRPAFDRGLKLTILWSFGLAAIVSAFFFLAGPWLISVLTTSPEVRQAAAAYLPWAAVTGLTGALAFLMDGVFIGATWSAEMRNRMLMSFAGYLLMLAVFVPLFGNHGLWLAMNAFLLFRGFFLAVLVKPRADQTFRAAQ; encoded by the coding sequence ATGGATACGCACAATAACAGGTTCGCCTTCGAGGTGACGCACCGGCTGGTGCTGTCGATCGCCATTCCGATGACGCTCGGCTTCATGACGACGCCGATGCTCGGGCTGACCAACACCGCCGTCGTCGGCCGTATGGGCGACCCGGAAGCGCTGGCGGGGCTGGCGATCGGCGCGATGCTGTTCGATCTGATCATGGGCAGCTTCAATTTCCTGCGCGCCTCGACCACGGGGCTGACGGCGCAGGCCTATGGCCGGCGCGACCAGCACGAGCAGCAGGCGGTCTTCTCCAGGGCGCTGATTTCGGCGCTCGGCTGCGGGCTGGCGCTGCTCTGTCTTTCGCCGCTGCTGAATGCGGCGGGCTTGCGGCTGATGGGCGCGGAAGGCGCAATCGCTGAGGCGACCAGCACCTATTTCTCGATCCGGATTCTCGCTGCACCGGCAGCACTTGCGAATTACGCCATTCTCGGCTTCGTGCTCGGGCGCGGACAGGGCAAGATCGGGCTGCTGCTGCAGGCGGTCATCAACGGCATCAATATCCTGTTGTCGATCTATCTCGGCCTGACGCTCGGCTGGGGCGTGGCGGGGGTTGCCTGGGGAACGATGGCCGGCGAGACGGCCGGCGCGCTTGCCGGGCTTTTCATCGTGCTTAGCGGCTTTGCCGAGGCCGATCGGCCGGCATGGGCGGAGATCTTTTCGCGGCATCGGCTGGCCGAGCTTTTCGCGCTCAACCGCGACATCCTGATCCGCACCTTCGTGCTGATCGGCGCCTTCACCATCATGACGCGGATCGGCACCAGCTTCGGCGCGGTGACCCTTGCCGCCAATGCCGTGCTGATGAATTTCGTCCTGCTCTCCAGCTATTATCTCGACGGGCTTGCCAATGCCGCCGAGCAGATCACCGGCCGGGCGATCGGCGCACGTTACCGGCCGGCTTTCGACCGCGGGCTAAAGCTGACGATACTGTGGTCCTTCGGCCTGGCGGCGATCGTTTCTGCTTTCTTCTTCCTCGCCGGTCCCTGGCTGATCTCGGTGCTGACGACCTCACCCGAGGTGCGGCAGGCGGCAGCGGCCTACCTGCCCTGGGCGGCGGTGACCGGGTTGACCGGCGCGCTCGCCTTCCTGATGGACGGGGTCTTCATCGGCGCCACATGGTCGGCCGAGATGCGCAACCGGATGCTGATGTCCTTTGCCGGCTATCTCCTGATGCTCGCCGTCTTCGTGCCGCTCTTCGGCAATCACGGCCTGTGGCTTGCTATGAACGCCTTTCTGCTCTTCCGCGGCTTTTTCCTTGCGGTGCTGGTCAAGCCGCGGGCAGATCAGACTTTTCGCGCCGCCCAGTAA
- a CDS encoding CAP domain-containing protein: MTSIDLSRRSLLILSGLSLAAGIAGCTTTPRLAGTPSNGEDETASVLPLVNQLRAKNGLPPLAVDPAASTAALFQAKRMASAGKMAHLMGLTDSFGARVKASGVRLPAAENIASGQQSVDAVVTAWINSPHHLENMLGRYDGLGVAVAHNSSSRNLPYWAMVLSS, translated from the coding sequence ATGACATCGATCGATCTTTCCAGGCGCAGCCTGCTCATCCTTTCCGGGCTTTCGCTTGCCGCCGGCATCGCCGGCTGCACCACCACCCCGCGCCTTGCCGGCACGCCTTCGAACGGCGAGGACGAAACGGCGAGCGTGCTGCCGCTGGTCAACCAGCTGAGAGCCAAGAACGGCTTGCCGCCGCTCGCTGTCGATCCGGCGGCGAGCACGGCCGCGCTGTTCCAGGCCAAACGCATGGCGAGTGCGGGCAAGATGGCGCATCTGATGGGGCTGACCGACAGTTTCGGCGCCCGCGTCAAGGCGAGCGGCGTCCGGCTGCCGGCAGCGGAGAATATCGCCTCCGGCCAGCAGAGCGTCGATGCGGTGGTGACCGCCTGGATCAACTCGCCGCATCATCTGGAAAACATGCTCGGGCGTTATGACGGCCTCGGCGTCGCCGTCGCCCACAATTCATCTTCCCGGAACCTGCCCTATTGGGCCATGGTGCTGTCTAGCTGA
- a CDS encoding DUF6460 domain-containing protein, with product MSDQVNKFLGDSLARTLIKLVVVSLIVGFVMTVFGLTPWNIIYGFRDFILEIWHRGFSALGRVGDYLLLGATIVIPLFVILRLFSYRR from the coding sequence ATGTCCGATCAGGTGAACAAGTTCCTCGGCGATTCGCTCGCCCGCACATTGATAAAGCTTGTCGTCGTGTCGCTGATCGTCGGTTTCGTCATGACCGTGTTCGGCCTGACGCCGTGGAACATCATCTATGGGTTCCGCGACTTCATCCTGGAGATCTGGCATCGCGGTTTTTCAGCGCTCGGGCGCGTCGGCGACTATCTCCTCCTCGGGGCGACGATCGTCATCCCGCTCTTCGTCATCCTTCGCCTTTTCAGCTATCGCCGGTAA
- a CDS encoding class I SAM-dependent DNA methyltransferase, which yields MQPHQLSSGDVIADRRADYARMLEEGGEPEAAAELMEQALELVPGWAAGWYRLATYREKAGKGEAAIEAYRNTLALDPDDIFGAALKLAVLGDGETPDRPPSRYVERLFDDYADRFESALVEKLDYTVPQKLAALVASTGRHYECAVDLGCGTGLLGPEIHGRVSRLEGFDLSQNMLAKAAEKGVYDHLAQADLSLSPDLSSLFAVAARHRADLVTAADVLMYLGNLESVFAIIEDLAASGADIAFSVEDAGDSGVFHLAPSLRYAHSEAYVRLLLARHGLDILKIVKTVIRKDGGKPVAGILFLTRKAA from the coding sequence ATGCAGCCCCACCAGCTTTCCTCAGGCGACGTCATCGCCGACCGCCGCGCCGATTATGCCCGAATGCTCGAAGAGGGCGGCGAGCCGGAAGCGGCCGCCGAGCTGATGGAGCAGGCCCTGGAACTGGTGCCCGGCTGGGCCGCCGGCTGGTATCGGCTCGCCACCTATCGCGAAAAGGCGGGCAAGGGCGAGGCCGCGATCGAGGCCTATCGCAACACGCTTGCCCTTGATCCCGACGACATTTTCGGCGCCGCCCTCAAGCTCGCCGTTCTCGGCGACGGCGAGACACCCGACCGGCCGCCGAGCCGATATGTCGAGCGCCTGTTCGATGACTATGCCGACCGTTTCGAATCAGCGCTCGTCGAAAAACTCGATTACACTGTCCCGCAGAAGCTCGCAGCCCTCGTCGCATCCACCGGCAGGCATTACGAATGCGCCGTCGATCTCGGCTGCGGCACCGGCCTGCTCGGCCCGGAAATCCATGGCCGTGTAAGCCGCCTCGAAGGCTTCGACCTCTCGCAGAACATGCTGGCCAAGGCCGCCGAGAAGGGGGTCTATGATCACCTCGCCCAGGCCGATCTGTCGCTGTCGCCGGATCTCTCCAGCTTGTTTGCCGTTGCCGCGCGCCATCGCGCCGATCTGGTGACGGCCGCTGATGTGCTGATGTATCTCGGCAATCTCGAAAGCGTCTTTGCCATCATCGAAGACCTCGCCGCATCAGGCGCCGATATCGCCTTTTCCGTCGAAGATGCGGGGGATAGCGGGGTCTTCCACCTCGCGCCGTCGCTGCGTTATGCCCATTCGGAAGCCTATGTGAGACTGCTGCTTGCCCGCCACGGCCTCGACATCCTGAAGATCGTCAAGACGGTCATTCGCAAAGATGGCGGCAAACCGGTTGCCGGCATTCTGTTCCTTACGCGCAAAGCCGCGTGA
- a CDS encoding YitT family protein, whose amino-acid sequence MTQRINALGFWNTSATRHAPIEDVQGIFSGSLVAALGLYVLASAGLLTGSTAGVAFLLHYAFGVNFGLAFFLLNLPFFWLSWKRLGMAFTIKTFVAIGLTSVLSDVQSRFFSISSIHPAWAALLGGLLLGFGVLALYRHRASLGGVGILGVYLQERFGIRAGLVQLAIDLCVLAAAFFVTTPPVVFYSVLGAVVLNLFVAINHRADRYIAL is encoded by the coding sequence ATGACACAGCGCATCAATGCCCTTGGCTTCTGGAATACCAGCGCGACGCGCCATGCCCCGATCGAAGACGTGCAGGGCATATTCTCCGGCAGCCTCGTCGCCGCACTCGGCCTCTACGTGCTCGCCAGCGCCGGGCTTTTGACCGGCAGCACCGCCGGTGTGGCCTTCCTTCTGCATTATGCCTTCGGCGTCAATTTCGGCCTTGCCTTCTTCCTGCTCAACCTGCCGTTCTTCTGGCTCTCCTGGAAGCGTCTCGGCATGGCTTTCACCATCAAGACCTTTGTCGCCATCGGCCTGACCTCGGTGCTATCAGACGTGCAGTCGCGCTTCTTTTCCATTTCGAGCATCCATCCAGCCTGGGCCGCCCTTCTCGGCGGCCTGCTGCTCGGCTTCGGCGTGCTGGCGCTCTATCGCCACCGCGCCAGCCTCGGCGGCGTCGGCATTCTCGGCGTCTACCTGCAGGAGCGTTTCGGCATCCGCGCCGGCCTCGTCCAGCTCGCCATCGACCTCTGCGTGCTCGCCGCCGCCTTCTTCGTCACCACGCCGCCGGTGGTCTTCTATTCCGTCCTCGGCGCCGTCGTCCTCAACCTCTTCGTCGCCATCAACCACCGCGCCGACAGGTATATCGCGCTGTAA
- a CDS encoding carboxymuconolactone decarboxylase family protein — translation MQPRFNFAKAAPDAYKAVAALEQYVQSSGLERRFIHLIKLRASQINGCAYCVDMHVKEARHDGLSEQWINLMCVWRESPIYDARERALLGWVDAVTNLAKSGAPDADYEALKAHFSEEEMTKITVAIGAINIWNRLAVGFRSQHPIDAAVKAA, via the coding sequence ATGCAACCGCGTTTCAACTTCGCCAAAGCCGCTCCCGATGCCTACAAGGCAGTCGCCGCACTCGAGCAGTACGTCCAGTCTTCCGGGCTGGAGCGCCGCTTCATCCACCTGATCAAGCTGCGCGCCTCGCAGATCAACGGCTGCGCTTATTGCGTCGACATGCATGTGAAGGAAGCTCGCCATGATGGGCTGAGCGAGCAGTGGATCAACCTGATGTGCGTCTGGCGGGAATCGCCGATCTATGACGCCCGCGAACGGGCCCTGCTCGGCTGGGTCGATGCGGTGACGAACCTTGCCAAGTCAGGTGCACCGGATGCCGATTACGAGGCGCTGAAGGCACATTTCTCCGAGGAGGAGATGACCAAGATCACCGTGGCGATCGGCGCGATCAATATCTGGAACCGGCTTGCCGTCGGCTTCCGCTCGCAGCATCCGATCGATGCTGCCGTCAAGGCGGCTTGA
- a CDS encoding RrF2 family transcriptional regulator, which yields MKMSDGVEQAIHSVAMLAGLSEGGVLSAAALAEFHGVSTSYLLKHLQALSGAGILDTVPGPRGGYRLAKASEEISLLDILLAVEGPAPAFRCAEIRQRGPNPVSDRLFAKPCNISAAMLRAERVYRAELAKTSIADLGIELTAIDDGSIAARGCAFLEIHERKTAR from the coding sequence ATGAAGATGAGCGATGGCGTCGAGCAGGCCATACACAGCGTTGCGATGCTTGCCGGGCTCTCCGAAGGCGGCGTGCTTTCGGCCGCGGCACTGGCAGAATTCCACGGCGTGTCGACGAGCTATCTGCTGAAACATCTGCAGGCGCTCTCGGGCGCCGGCATCCTCGACACCGTGCCGGGGCCGCGTGGCGGATATAGACTGGCGAAGGCGTCGGAAGAGATTTCGCTGCTCGACATCCTGCTCGCCGTCGAAGGGCCGGCGCCGGCTTTCCGCTGCGCCGAAATCCGCCAGCGCGGGCCGAACCCGGTCTCCGACCGGCTCTTCGCCAAGCCCTGCAACATCAGCGCGGCGATGCTCCGAGCCGAACGGGTCTATCGGGCCGAATTGGCCAAGACCAGCATTGCCGATCTCGGCATCGAATTGACCGCTATCGACGACGGATCGATCGCAGCCCGCGGCTGCGCCTTCCTGGAAATCCATGAACGCAAGACGGCTCGCTGA
- a CDS encoding YitT family protein: MAANAFTGLLNSSADRHSLFDDAQGIVAGSMLAVLGVSLLSGAGLLAGGTAGLAFLAHYATGFSFGLCFFAVNLPFYYLAFRRMGPAFTIKTFAAIALTSILSEFVPGFIGITHVNPIAGALFGGLVIGAGMLALFRHRASLGGIGILALYIQDRLGWRAGLVQLGFDCLILALSFLVASPSIIACSVLGAVVFNLTLAINHRKDRYIAV, translated from the coding sequence ATGGCAGCCAACGCCTTTACAGGCCTTTTGAATTCCAGCGCCGACCGCCATTCGCTGTTCGACGACGCCCAGGGCATCGTCGCCGGCAGCATGCTTGCCGTGCTCGGCGTCTCGCTGCTCTCCGGCGCAGGGCTGCTTGCCGGCGGCACGGCGGGTCTCGCCTTCCTCGCCCATTATGCGACCGGCTTCAGCTTCGGCCTCTGCTTCTTCGCCGTGAACCTGCCCTTTTATTATCTCGCCTTCCGCCGCATGGGCCCGGCCTTCACCATCAAGACCTTTGCCGCCATCGCGCTGACTTCGATCCTCTCCGAATTCGTCCCGGGCTTTATCGGCATTACGCATGTCAATCCGATCGCAGGCGCGCTCTTCGGCGGCCTCGTCATCGGCGCCGGCATGCTGGCGCTGTTCCGCCACCGCGCCAGCCTCGGCGGCATCGGCATTCTCGCCCTCTATATCCAGGATCGTCTCGGCTGGCGCGCCGGCCTGGTCCAGCTCGGCTTCGACTGCCTGATCCTGGCACTTTCCTTCCTGGTCGCCAGCCCCTCGATCATCGCCTGCTCCGTTCTCGGCGCCGTCGTCTTCAACCTCACGCTTGCCATCAACCACCGCAAGGACCGCTATATCGCCGTTTAA